A window of Yoonia sp. SS1-5 genomic DNA:
ACTGGTGGAAATCAAGAACGCCACAGTTAAAGCACAGATTGTCAGTCAGATCATGGCCGCAAATATGGCTGACGTGACGCAAAGCTGGGTGATGGCGGCCGATGGGTCATTCACCCGGGCAACCGTCCCCGATGACGCATTCCCCTTCAATTGCCACCGTTTCTTCATGGAAAACCCCTCGCTGTCCGGGCGCGGTTCGGCGGGCGCAAGCGACGTTCCCCAATTGACCCACACCGACGATTGACCGATACCTGTTGCCGGGACAGCGGCAGGGATCACATGACACAGCAAACAGACCCGGACGTCATTGATTGGGGTCCCTTTGGGCGGCCATTGTTTGAAGATGCCGCGGCACAGGGGCTTAGCCGGGTTGGGGTTTTGGATGTCGGGTCAAACTCTGTCCGCCTTGTGGTGTTTGATGGGGCGGCACGCTCGCCTGCCTATTTCTACAATGAAAAGGTGATGTGCGCCTTGGGCGCTGGTCTGTCAGAGACCGGGCATCTGAACCCGCAAGGACGGGTGCGCGCCCTGTCAGCGATCCGCCGGTTTGCCGCATTGGCCGAGGGAATGGGCATCCCCCCCCTCACCGCAGTTGCGACAGCCGCCGTGCGCGAGGCGTCGGATGGCCAGGATTTTCGCGCCGAGATTTTGCGCGAAACAGGGATCAAGCTGTGGATCATCGACGGCAAGGAAGAGGCACGTTTATCAGCGCAGGGGGTTCTGCTGGGCTGGCCGGGCAGCTACGGGCTGGTCTGCGATATCGGTGGGTCATCCCTTGAACTGGCAGATCTGGCTGACGGGCGGGTTGGACGGCGCGTGACCTCGGCGCTCGGGCCGCTGAAGCTGCGCGAAATCAAGGGCGGGCGCAAACAGGTCAAGGCCTATGTCCGCGAAACCATGGAACAGCTGCACGAAGAGATGGGCAGCGCAACCGGTGCACGGCTGTTTCTTGTGGGCGGGTCCTGGCGGGCCATCGCCCGTGTTGACATGGAACGCCGGGATTACCCGCTGACGGTGCTGCACGAATATCGAATGACCTCGCGCCAGATCAGCAAAACGGCGGAATATATCCGCAAATCTGACCTGCAGGACCTGCGGGCGCGCTGCAATATCTCGGACAGCCGGATGTCGCTTGTTCCGTTGGCCTCAATCGTGCTGAAGGAACTGATGCGCACCTTCAAACCCAAGGATGTTGCCGTGTCGTCCTACGGTATCCGCGAGGGGATGTTGTTTGAACAAATGCCGCGCGAGTTGCGTGATCGCGACCCCCTGATCGAGGCGTGCCGCTTTGCCGAAGCCAAGGATGCGCGTCTGCCGGGGTTCGGGCGAATCCTCTATGATTTTGTCAAACCTTTGTTCCCGCGCGCAAATTGGCAGCGCAAGCGGATCATCAAGGCCGCCTGCCTGCTGCACGATGTCAGCTGGCGCGCGCATCCTGACTATCGGGGCGAAGTGACTTTTGACAACGCGACGCGGGCCAATCTGGGTGGGCTGAAACACTACGAACGGGTGTTTCTGGGACTTGCGTTGATGAACCGCTACACAAGCAAGACCAACAACACACGGTTTGCGCCGCTCTTTGCCATGTTGGACGATGGGCAGATCAAAGAAGCCGAGATACTGGGCCGTGCGATGCGGCTGGGTGCCATGCTGTGGCTGACCGCAGACGAAGAACCCGGCAGCCTGAAATGGCGCCGTAAGTCAGGCGAATTGACCCTGACGCTGACAAAACATGCCCTCCCGCTTTTTGGCGAGGTTGCCCAAAGCCGGTTCTTGGCGCTTGCCGCCGCGCTGAACGCCAAGGGGCACGTCAAGTTCAAGCGCTGACAGGGTCTGCATTCTGATGCTTTTATCAGCAGATACCCGCCCAATTGATCGCATTTTAGGCAAGCGCGAAACAGGGTGCTGACACTGCCAAGGTGACACCCATTTTTCGCCACAGTTTTTATCCAAAAT
This region includes:
- a CDS encoding Ppx/GppA family phosphatase, translating into MTQQTDPDVIDWGPFGRPLFEDAAAQGLSRVGVLDVGSNSVRLVVFDGAARSPAYFYNEKVMCALGAGLSETGHLNPQGRVRALSAIRRFAALAEGMGIPPLTAVATAAVREASDGQDFRAEILRETGIKLWIIDGKEEARLSAQGVLLGWPGSYGLVCDIGGSSLELADLADGRVGRRVTSALGPLKLREIKGGRKQVKAYVRETMEQLHEEMGSATGARLFLVGGSWRAIARVDMERRDYPLTVLHEYRMTSRQISKTAEYIRKSDLQDLRARCNISDSRMSLVPLASIVLKELMRTFKPKDVAVSSYGIREGMLFEQMPRELRDRDPLIEACRFAEAKDARLPGFGRILYDFVKPLFPRANWQRKRIIKAACLLHDVSWRAHPDYRGEVTFDNATRANLGGLKHYERVFLGLALMNRYTSKTNNTRFAPLFAMLDDGQIKEAEILGRAMRLGAMLWLTADEEPGSLKWRRKSGELTLTLTKHALPLFGEVAQSRFLALAAALNAKGHVKFKR